From Actinoplanes oblitus, a single genomic window includes:
- a CDS encoding UTP--glucose-1-phosphate uridylyltransferase encodes MTTNAQEPGKRAVKAVIPAAGLATRFLPATKAVPKELLPIVDRPVLQYIVEEAAAAGITDVLLVTGRGKTSMVDHFDRRPDVEQRLADKGDTERLAAVRRTSELADIYTVRQGEPLGLGHAVGTAASHVGDNPFAVLLGDEFVDEGSPLLPDMLDLQARTGGIVLAFIEVTPEETSRYGIASVRESDLGEGVVEVTGLVEKPSPAEAPSNLAVVGRYVLPGKIFAAIADTKPGSGGEIQLTDAMAALLEAGTPVHGIVYRGVRYDTGQPLGYLQTVVQLAAQRPDLGEEFRAWLAEFVGGRKG; translated from the coding sequence ATGACAACGAACGCGCAAGAGCCCGGCAAGCGCGCGGTGAAAGCGGTGATCCCGGCGGCCGGTCTCGCCACGCGTTTCCTGCCGGCCACCAAGGCGGTGCCGAAAGAGCTGCTGCCGATCGTCGACCGGCCGGTGCTGCAGTACATCGTGGAGGAGGCGGCCGCGGCCGGGATCACCGACGTGCTGTTGGTGACCGGGCGGGGCAAGACCTCGATGGTCGACCACTTCGACCGCCGCCCTGACGTGGAGCAGCGGCTGGCGGACAAGGGCGACACCGAGCGGCTCGCGGCGGTGCGCCGCACCAGTGAGCTCGCCGACATCTACACCGTCCGGCAGGGTGAGCCGCTCGGGCTCGGGCACGCGGTCGGCACCGCGGCCTCGCACGTCGGCGACAACCCGTTCGCGGTGCTGCTCGGCGACGAGTTCGTCGACGAGGGCAGCCCGCTGCTGCCGGACATGCTCGACCTGCAGGCTCGCACCGGCGGCATCGTCCTCGCGTTCATCGAGGTCACCCCGGAGGAGACGTCTCGCTACGGGATCGCCTCGGTGCGTGAGTCCGATCTCGGTGAGGGCGTCGTCGAGGTGACCGGCCTGGTGGAGAAGCCGTCGCCGGCCGAGGCGCCGAGCAACCTCGCGGTGGTCGGCCGCTACGTGCTGCCCGGCAAGATCTTCGCGGCGATCGCCGACACCAAGCCAGGCAGCGGCGGCGAGATCCAGCTGACCGACGCGATGGCGGCGCTGCTGGAGGCCGGCACCCCGGTGCACGGCATCGTCTACCGCGGGGTCCGGTACGACACCGGTCAGCCGCTCGGCTACCTGCAGACCGTCGTCCAGCTCGCTGCCCAGCGACCCGACCTGGGCGAGGAGTTCCGAGCCTGGCTCGCCGAATTCGTCGGTGGTCGGAAGGGATGA
- a CDS encoding 5-formyltetrahydrofolate cyclo-ligase produces MSDLAAGAEKSPQNKITLRAQLLTARRSLTATDRAAAATQLQDQTLAFVRRSAPKTLAAYVPSPSEPGGPALPGLLRAALPTGGRLLLPVLLPDNDLDWAEYTGSLTPATRGLHEPPGPRLGVTAHRAADLILVPALAVGRDGARLGKGGGSYDRALSRLPHPGPLVVALLHEHEALDHVPADPHDRPVDGALTPSGFSPRPI; encoded by the coding sequence ATGTCGGATTTAGCCGCTGGAGCGGAAAAATCACCCCAAAACAAGATCACGCTGCGCGCACAGCTACTCACCGCCCGTAGATCACTTACGGCCACCGACCGAGCCGCGGCCGCCACCCAACTTCAAGATCAAACCCTTGCTTTCGTACGCCGCTCCGCCCCGAAAACCCTCGCCGCCTACGTCCCGTCCCCCTCCGAGCCCGGCGGCCCCGCCCTGCCCGGCCTGCTCCGCGCCGCCCTGCCCACCGGCGGCCGCCTTCTCCTGCCGGTCCTCCTCCCCGACAACGACCTGGACTGGGCCGAGTACACCGGTTCCCTCACCCCCGCCACCCGAGGCCTCCACGAGCCTCCCGGCCCGCGCCTGGGCGTCACCGCCCACCGCGCCGCCGATCTGATCCTGGTCCCCGCCCTGGCCGTCGGCCGGGACGGCGCCCGCCTGGGCAAGGGCGGCGGCTCCTACGACCGAGCCCTGTCCCGCCTGCCACACCCGGGCCCTCTGGTCGTGGCGCTTCTCCACGAGCACGAAGCCCTGGACCACGTCCCCGCCGATCCCCACGACCGCCCGGTCGACGGCGCCCTCACCCCGTCCGGCTTCTCCCCACGTCCTATCTGA
- a CDS encoding translation initiation factor 2: protein MSSPTRGPDDDAYWQRPTPDAAPLARPPQDQPATPAPPPYPGPPRTDPPAAFWRPPTIATPPPPRQMPAQDMDAIDEAEGSARTVTYGVGLVAGAVALILICLLCGRALL, encoded by the coding sequence GTGAGCTCCCCCACCCGTGGCCCGGACGACGACGCGTACTGGCAGCGGCCCACGCCGGACGCCGCCCCGCTCGCCCGGCCGCCTCAGGACCAGCCTGCCACCCCGGCGCCGCCGCCGTACCCGGGACCGCCGCGCACCGACCCGCCGGCGGCGTTCTGGCGCCCGCCGACGATCGCCACGCCGCCCCCGCCGCGGCAGATGCCCGCCCAGGACATGGACGCCATCGACGAGGCGGAGGGCTCGGCGCGGACCGTGACGTACGGGGTGGGCCTGGTCGCCGGCGCCGTGGCCCTGATCCTGATCTGCCTGCTCTGCGGCCGCGCCCTGCTCTGA
- a CDS encoding diguanylate cyclase, producing MTLRGRLTSAFLVVVLGPVLLGSIFVALTVAAVSRDRTNERLDHAVTTVRTAVGAICGQLQAAADAVAVVPARSRSAVADQLIARGLAADIRFTGAGSGVLGRAAGAGEPAGAGRSVGSGESARSGFAGSGESVGSGESARSGFAGSGESAGSGESTGAGEIAGLGRRARPEQTVTQAGWQDCAAPSGTGATGLAASARAADVTVFAARRVDSGLLARLGAAAGVTVTLGAGDGGGPTRRGLAPGPGQPLALTLDAPPARPTFRYAVLPLIVLATALAAVLAARWLARSTTRPIGDLAWAADRVANGDLDTRVPIPRPDELGRLAGTFNRMTRELQSYVQALTASRDQLRRHLAILGDTLSSTHDLDRILPVILRTAMTATGARAGLVLLVDPADGSLTARCAAGLTGEWDLPSADLVKRRLAPGRGVLGAVAASGTALHGVTGLGAGEPESRGMTGDGAGEPVSRGVTGVGAGEPACESYLAVPICAPPSGEDTDPGPGTLGVLALYDRLGSPCFDDADLRTLRTFAGQAGIAVHNVRLHEEAQRLSLTDPLTGLWNYRYLREVLRREVERANRFGRMLTVLVLDLDHFKEVNDTYGHPAGDQVLGEFARRIRVGLREVDVAFRQGGEEFVVLLPETDAYGGLIVAERLGALIRDRPVRVDPRRPGLDDRIPISVSIGIAVFPEHGATAQGVLDAADEALYAAKNAGRDTYRLAESVSSRVPEGNFDPARAGSGPQPPVRGPGR from the coding sequence GTGACATTACGTGGCCGGCTCACCAGTGCCTTCCTGGTGGTCGTGCTCGGTCCGGTCCTGCTCGGGTCCATCTTCGTCGCGCTGACCGTCGCCGCGGTGAGCCGGGACCGGACGAACGAGCGCCTCGATCATGCCGTGACGACCGTCCGGACCGCTGTCGGTGCGATCTGCGGACAGTTGCAGGCGGCTGCCGACGCGGTCGCCGTGGTACCGGCGCGGTCCCGATCCGCTGTCGCCGACCAGCTGATCGCCCGCGGCCTGGCCGCTGACATCCGGTTCACCGGCGCGGGATCCGGTGTGCTCGGGAGAGCCGCGGGGGCCGGCGAGCCTGCGGGAGCCGGGAGATCCGTCGGGTCCGGGGAGTCCGCGAGGTCGGGGTTCGCCGGATCCGGGGAATCCGTCGGGTCCGGGGAGTCGGCGAGGTCCGGGTTCGCCGGATCTGGGGAATCCGCCGGGTCCGGGGAGTCCACGGGAGCCGGGGAAATCGCGGGACTGGGGCGGCGGGCGCGGCCCGAGCAGACGGTGACGCAGGCCGGGTGGCAGGACTGCGCGGCGCCGAGCGGGACGGGGGCCACCGGGCTCGCGGCGTCCGCTCGTGCGGCAGATGTCACGGTGTTCGCGGCACGGCGAGTGGACTCGGGGCTGCTGGCGCGGCTCGGGGCGGCGGCCGGGGTCACCGTGACGCTCGGGGCGGGTGACGGGGGCGGCCCGACGCGGCGGGGACTGGCGCCCGGGCCGGGGCAGCCGCTGGCGCTCACGCTGGACGCGCCGCCGGCGCGGCCGACCTTCCGGTACGCCGTGCTCCCGCTCATCGTCCTGGCCACCGCGCTCGCCGCGGTGCTCGCCGCCCGCTGGCTGGCCCGGTCCACCACCCGTCCGATCGGCGACCTGGCCTGGGCCGCCGACCGGGTGGCGAACGGCGACCTGGACACCCGGGTGCCGATCCCGCGACCGGACGAGCTGGGCCGGCTGGCCGGGACCTTCAACCGGATGACCCGGGAGTTGCAGTCCTACGTGCAGGCGCTGACCGCCAGCCGTGACCAGTTGCGCCGGCACCTGGCGATTCTCGGGGACACCCTGTCCAGCACCCACGACCTGGACCGGATCCTGCCGGTGATCCTGCGCACCGCGATGACCGCTACCGGCGCCCGGGCCGGGCTGGTGCTGCTGGTCGACCCGGCGGACGGCAGCCTCACCGCCCGCTGCGCGGCCGGGCTGACCGGTGAGTGGGACCTGCCGTCGGCGGACCTGGTCAAACGCCGGTTGGCGCCGGGGCGCGGGGTGCTCGGCGCGGTGGCCGCCTCCGGAACGGCGTTGCACGGGGTGACGGGTCTCGGCGCCGGGGAGCCTGAATCGCGTGGGATGACCGGTGACGGTGCCGGGGAGCCCGTATCGCGTGGGGTGACGGGTGTCGGCGCCGGGGAACCCGCCTGCGAGTCCTACCTCGCGGTGCCGATCTGCGCGCCACCTTCGGGTGAAGACACGGATCCCGGGCCGGGCACGCTCGGCGTGCTCGCGCTCTACGACCGGCTCGGCAGCCCCTGCTTCGACGACGCCGACCTGCGCACTCTTCGTACCTTCGCGGGGCAGGCCGGTATCGCGGTGCACAACGTGCGGCTGCACGAGGAGGCGCAGCGATTGTCGTTGACCGATCCGCTCACCGGGCTGTGGAACTACCGTTATCTGCGCGAGGTGCTGCGCCGGGAGGTGGAGCGGGCCAACCGGTTCGGCCGGATGCTGACCGTGCTGGTGCTCGACCTCGATCACTTCAAAGAGGTGAACGACACGTACGGGCATCCGGCCGGCGATCAGGTGCTGGGTGAGTTCGCCCGGCGGATCCGGGTCGGCCTGCGCGAGGTGGACGTGGCGTTCCGCCAGGGCGGGGAGGAGTTCGTGGTGCTGTTGCCGGAGACCGACGCGTACGGCGGGCTGATCGTCGCCGAGCGGCTCGGCGCCCTGATCCGCGACCGTCCGGTGCGCGTCGATCCGCGGCGGCCCGGCCTCGACGACCGGATCCCGATCAGCGTGTCGATCGGCATCGCGGTCTTCCCCGAGCACGGCGCCACCGCCCAGGGAGTGCTGGATGCCGCGGACGAGGCGCTGTACGCGGCGAAGAACGCCGGCCGGGATACGTATCGTCTCGCGGAGAGCGTTTCGTCCCGCGTACCCGAGGGGAATTTCGATCCGGCCCGGGCCGGTAGCGGGCCGCAACCGCCGGTTCGTGGTCCTGGCCGATAG
- a CDS encoding molybdopterin molybdotransferase MoeA: MTATADAEAAANELMPLAEYLGSTLRRLRALPPLDLDLTQAHGNVLAADVIAPHPFPAFDQAAIDGYAARWEDLAGAGRLGAHPAFGQFDTGPTRSVRLNVVGDLGAASWRPVRLTAGTCFSVAAGAPLPIGADVVVPVHWTDQGMAAVEILHAPKRGSGVRRAGEELAVGQVLATAGSYVTPPMVATFAAAGIGHVLVRPSPRVVVVATGDELVDVGRPSQPGQVVDANSHALTAAAVEAGALAYRIGICDDDPEGLRGLLEDQTLRADLIITTGGTGTGPGDMLRRVLSRPGTGRGTVEFTDVALCPGTALGFGTVGGEEVPVVCLPGEPGAALIGFEVLARPAIQLLAGAEPVFRPSVKAHLLETVSSPGGLREFRPAHVAERRGGGYTVQPLAGGPYTLSGLAEANGLLVLGERVTTAAAGSTVDVLLLDRRR; encoded by the coding sequence ATGACCGCTACGGCCGATGCCGAGGCGGCCGCCAACGAGCTGATGCCTCTCGCCGAGTACCTGGGCAGCACGCTGCGCAGGCTCCGGGCGCTGCCTCCGCTCGACCTCGACCTCACCCAGGCGCACGGGAACGTGCTGGCGGCCGACGTGATCGCGCCGCACCCGTTCCCGGCGTTCGACCAGGCCGCGATCGACGGATACGCGGCCCGGTGGGAGGATCTGGCCGGCGCCGGGCGCCTCGGCGCGCACCCGGCGTTCGGCCAGTTCGACACCGGACCCACCCGCAGCGTCCGGCTGAACGTGGTGGGCGACCTGGGTGCGGCCAGCTGGCGGCCGGTCCGGCTGACCGCCGGCACCTGCTTCTCGGTGGCCGCCGGCGCGCCGCTGCCGATCGGCGCGGACGTGGTGGTCCCGGTGCACTGGACCGACCAGGGCATGGCCGCGGTGGAGATCCTGCACGCCCCGAAACGCGGTTCCGGGGTGCGCCGGGCCGGTGAGGAGCTGGCCGTCGGCCAGGTGCTCGCCACCGCCGGGTCGTACGTGACACCGCCGATGGTGGCCACCTTCGCCGCCGCCGGGATCGGGCACGTGCTGGTCCGGCCCAGCCCGCGGGTGGTGGTCGTGGCGACCGGCGACGAGCTGGTCGACGTGGGCCGGCCCAGCCAGCCGGGGCAGGTGGTGGACGCGAACTCGCACGCGCTGACCGCGGCGGCGGTGGAGGCGGGTGCGCTGGCGTACCGGATCGGCATCTGTGACGACGATCCGGAAGGGCTGCGCGGCCTGCTGGAGGATCAGACACTGCGCGCCGACCTGATCATCACGACCGGCGGCACCGGTACCGGGCCCGGCGACATGCTGCGCCGGGTGCTGTCCCGGCCCGGGACCGGGCGGGGCACCGTCGAGTTCACCGACGTGGCGCTCTGCCCGGGTACCGCGCTCGGGTTCGGCACTGTCGGCGGCGAGGAGGTTCCGGTGGTCTGCCTGCCCGGCGAGCCGGGCGCCGCGCTGATCGGCTTCGAGGTGCTGGCTCGGCCGGCGATCCAGCTGCTCGCCGGCGCCGAGCCGGTGTTCCGGCCGAGCGTGAAGGCACACCTGCTGGAGACGGTCTCGTCGCCGGGCGGCCTGCGGGAGTTCCGCCCGGCGCACGTCGCCGAGCGACGTGGTGGCGGCTACACTGTGCAGCCGCTCGCCGGTGGGCCGTACACTCTTTCCGGTTTGGCCGAGGCCAACGGACTGCTGGTGCTCGGGGAGCGGGTCACC